A section of the Elizabethkingia anophelis R26 genome encodes:
- a CDS encoding DUF3575 domain-containing protein, with amino-acid sequence MRNSLTILVMLVLSKIAYSQENKHQIKGNVLFAPIGVFNIGYEYIFNHHWTGQTDLFISIWRSISEKQLQLGMAHMEVRYYFSEAPEKWYIGANIGMSVFNTQKLNYWNTLLSREGYNVMLGTTIGYQIKIANRWNLDLFLSGGNAQSFYHILNKSTSSLESYNASAYGNNGEWTLYRGGVMVSYSFKVK; translated from the coding sequence ATGAGAAATTCGTTAACAATTTTGGTAATGCTCGTGTTAAGTAAGATTGCATATTCTCAAGAAAATAAGCATCAGATTAAAGGTAATGTACTCTTCGCCCCGATTGGAGTCTTTAATATTGGATATGAATATATTTTTAATCATCATTGGACAGGGCAAACAGATTTATTTATTTCCATTTGGAGGTCTATTTCAGAAAAACAATTACAGTTGGGTATGGCACATATGGAAGTCCGATATTATTTCTCAGAGGCACCGGAAAAATGGTATATAGGAGCTAATATTGGGATGTCGGTATTTAATACGCAAAAATTGAATTATTGGAATACACTTTTGTCTCGGGAAGGATACAATGTTATGTTAGGGACTACAATCGGTTATCAAATTAAGATTGCTAATCGTTGGAACTTGGATCTATTTTTAAGTGGAGGGAATGCTCAAAGCTTTTATCATATTTTGAATAAATCTACTTCTTCACTAGAAAGTTATAATGCTTCTGCTTATGGGAATAATGGTGAATGGACTCTTTATCGTGGGGGTGTTATGGTTTCTTATAGCTTTAAGGTAAAATGA
- a CDS encoding FISUMP domain-containing protein, protein MKILHNKYRAIITSLILVITSLIFILSFLSLSSCRSTDIDQDKVLKGSEISGGLAAVNINLLGAEYANSNKPAQVASINQKGLNVDNDVQHYSVLVSPSSFITAELTPNRSLSSVASSKNLNTIAAVAGDQLGAGNKFRVIAYRQSDGTYQTYQDYTVGQPVAPLMLDGGVNYDIVAYSYGVTTLPVISSGEQSNINSATINYDNLNRDLMYQKISYTPNGSIPNNTLNIMLRHKLTQITTIINSVNLGNITNASGILTPHYHNGIFSLNTGLMSGRTDISSGEQLSYSSSQFPGTTVTAMPSLINANTEGNATGSFSSNNITIAGTTKTISLPNSFKITPENKSNLTVNIVKCGAYIGPNNDPANYKEFMCQNLGATSGINPFSPEAGNHGAKYQWGYKPINANLSDDRYYTQSDDQSNPGVISGWNTTEKSDDSWSDTSKTANDPCPSGYRVTTAAQWEAVIDNNPNIERVGSWLWDNGNYTSALYFRTPSNVRTLMLPAAGYRHNGDGSIYERGRTGAYWSSNNSGNFSVRMSFTKSSLDTDDNTRLDGFSVRCVAE, encoded by the coding sequence ATGAAAATATTACACAATAAATACAGAGCCATTATTACGAGTTTAATATTAGTAATTACATCACTGATCTTTATACTTTCCTTCTTATCATTATCGTCTTGCCGAAGTACTGACATTGATCAGGATAAAGTTTTAAAAGGATCAGAAATAAGTGGTGGATTAGCTGCTGTGAATATTAATTTATTGGGAGCTGAATATGCTAACTCAAATAAACCAGCTCAAGTAGCTTCTATAAATCAAAAAGGATTAAATGTAGACAATGATGTTCAACATTATAGTGTCTTGGTATCTCCAAGTTCATTTATAACTGCTGAATTAACACCAAATAGGTCTTTAAGCTCGGTTGCATCATCTAAAAACTTAAATACCATTGCTGCTGTCGCAGGTGACCAGTTGGGTGCAGGTAATAAGTTTCGGGTTATTGCTTACAGGCAAAGTGACGGAACTTATCAAACATATCAAGATTATACCGTTGGGCAGCCTGTCGCTCCATTAATGTTAGATGGTGGGGTAAATTATGATATTGTAGCTTATTCTTATGGTGTTACCACCCTACCTGTAATAAGCTCTGGAGAACAATCAAATATCAATAGCGCTACAATTAATTATGATAATCTCAACAGAGATCTTATGTATCAAAAGATTAGCTATACGCCTAATGGTAGCATTCCTAATAACACTTTGAATATAATGTTAAGACATAAGCTGACTCAGATTACTACTATAATAAATTCAGTTAACTTAGGAAATATTACAAATGCTAGTGGCATTTTAACTCCTCATTATCATAATGGCATTTTTTCTTTAAATACTGGACTTATGTCAGGAAGAACCGACATTTCTTCTGGCGAACAATTGAGTTACTCTAGTTCTCAGTTTCCAGGTACAACAGTAACGGCTATGCCTTCATTAATAAATGCTAACACAGAAGGAAATGCTACTGGAAGTTTTTCTTCCAATAATATAACCATAGCAGGAACCACTAAAACAATTAGCCTTCCTAATTCTTTTAAGATTACTCCTGAAAATAAAAGTAATTTGACTGTAAATATTGTGAAATGTGGTGCTTATATTGGGCCGAATAATGATCCTGCAAACTATAAAGAGTTTATGTGTCAAAATTTAGGGGCAACTTCAGGAATTAACCCTTTTAGTCCTGAAGCTGGTAATCATGGAGCAAAGTACCAATGGGGATATAAACCAATAAATGCAAATTTATCAGATGATAGATATTATACCCAATCTGATGATCAAAGTAATCCTGGAGTAATATCTGGTTGGAATACCACAGAGAAATCTGATGATTCCTGGAGTGATACGAGTAAAACAGCAAATGATCCATGTCCTTCAGGCTATCGTGTTACTACGGCAGCTCAATGGGAAGCTGTTATAGATAATAATCCAAATATAGAAAGGGTTGGGTCTTGGTTGTGGGACAACGGAAATTATACTTCAGCTCTTTATTTTAGAACTCCTTCAAATGTTCGCACATTAATGCTCCCTGCTGCTGGTTATCGTCACAACGGAGACGGATCGATATACGAAAGAGGTCGCACCGGCGCCTATTGGAGTTCTAATAATTCTGGTAATTTTTCGGTGCGCATGAGCTTTACTAAAAGTAGTCTAGATACGGACGATAACACTAGATTGGACGGTTTTTCTGTTCGCTGTGTTGCAGAATAG
- a CDS encoding SPOR domain-containing protein, with product MTIKRYISFIIFGVQYFSAQEIIKKIDSVNGHIYSIEMDVRIDDLLEKTENNCMQSSIKNGDNNKRKEIVNRLISKKKLTTKTNYTTLSIADICKEKPKLMGYKIQIATTNNGNDANKIRHDIRNNFPALRSEIDSSLRPNYKILAGSFFSKKSGNNDLKQVKKIYNDAILIPYRIFCVEAK from the coding sequence ATGACTATAAAAAGATATATATCATTTATTATTTTCGGTGTTCAATATTTCAGTGCACAAGAAATTATTAAGAAAATAGATAGTGTGAATGGACATATCTATTCCATAGAAATGGATGTCAGAATTGATGATTTACTAGAAAAAACAGAGAATAATTGTATGCAATCCAGCATCAAGAATGGAGATAATAATAAGAGAAAAGAAATCGTAAATAGGTTAATCAGTAAAAAGAAATTGACAACTAAAACCAATTATACAACTCTTAGTATCGCAGATATTTGTAAAGAGAAACCCAAATTGATGGGATATAAAATACAAATAGCCACGACCAACAATGGAAATGACGCAAATAAAATAAGACATGATATTAGAAATAATTTTCCCGCTTTAAGATCAGAAATAGATAGTAGCTTAAGACCCAACTATAAAATTTTGGCAGGCAGTTTTTTTAGTAAAAAAAGTGGAAATAATGATCTTAAACAAGTTAAGAAAATATATAATGACGCTATTTTAATACCGTATAGAATTTTTTGTGTAGAAGCAAAATGA
- a CDS encoding FISUMP domain-containing protein, which produces MKRNINKNIKHISFSIAILSNLFYISSCRSADIDQDKVLNGSERSGGLAAVNINLLGSEYANSDKPAQVASINQKGLNVDNDIQHYNVLVSPSSFITAELTPNRSLSSVASSKNLNAIAAVTGDQLGAGNKFRVIVYKHNDGSYKTYQDYTIGQPVSPLMLDGGVDYDIVVYSYGVNTLPAISSGEQTNINNATINYDNNNRDLIYQKINYTPNGNISNNTLNITLRHKIPNLTVVVTNNSGFDKISSVSNAKLGNDYPNATFSLESGKMLDWGNSTMIDLSFMDTGSPTTGFKSSSVFVNNDTSGNDSHFSADIIINGQTKTINLSKAFKIIPEHKSTLTINSYIKCGAYLGPNNTLWKDFMCQNLGATLGIDPFSPEAGNHGAKYQWGTTTGEPDRYLSQYEDQSNPAYNNWSQTVKPNGSWSDTSKTQNDPCPPGYRVPTIAQWGALLENNPNMERIGTFNDDNNNYTTAIYFRNENNIRTLMLPIAGWRFGASGHLIDRGNTGYYWSSTEKDNEAVFAMLEKDDVSLKIFTRLSGNSVRCIAQ; this is translated from the coding sequence ATGAAAAGAAACATCAACAAAAACATAAAACATATAAGCTTTAGTATTGCTATACTATCAAACCTCTTCTATATTAGCTCTTGTCGTAGTGCTGACATTGATCAGGATAAAGTTTTAAACGGATCAGAAAGAAGTGGCGGATTAGCTGCTGTGAATATTAATTTATTAGGAAGTGAATATGCTAATTCTGATAAACCAGCTCAAGTAGCTTCAATAAATCAAAAAGGATTAAATGTAGATAATGATATTCAACATTATAATGTCTTGGTATCTCCAAGCTCATTTATAACTGCTGAATTAACGCCAAATAGATCTTTAAGCTCGGTTGCCTCCTCTAAAAACTTAAATGCCATTGCTGCTGTCACAGGTGACCAGTTGGGTGCAGGAAATAAGTTTCGGGTTATTGTTTACAAACATAATGATGGCTCTTATAAAACTTATCAGGATTATACCATTGGGCAGCCTGTATCTCCATTAATGTTAGATGGTGGGGTAGATTATGATATTGTTGTTTACTCTTATGGAGTAAACACCTTACCTGCAATAAGCTCTGGAGAACAAACGAACATTAATAATGCTACAATTAATTATGATAATAACAACAGAGATCTTATCTATCAAAAGATTAATTATACACCTAATGGTAACATTTCTAATAATACTTTAAATATAACGTTAAGGCATAAAATACCTAATTTAACTGTTGTAGTAACTAATAATTCAGGCTTTGATAAAATAAGTTCGGTATCAAATGCGAAATTAGGTAATGATTATCCTAATGCTACATTTTCCTTAGAGTCAGGAAAGATGTTAGATTGGGGGAACTCCACGATGATAGATTTATCTTTTATGGATACAGGAAGTCCTACAACAGGTTTTAAATCTTCATCAGTATTTGTCAACAATGATACATCAGGGAATGATTCTCATTTTTCAGCCGATATAATTATTAATGGACAAACTAAGACAATCAACCTCTCTAAAGCATTTAAAATTATACCAGAACATAAAAGCACATTAACAATTAATTCTTATATAAAATGTGGGGCTTATTTAGGTCCTAATAATACTTTATGGAAAGATTTTATGTGTCAAAATTTGGGAGCAACTCTCGGAATAGATCCTTTTAGCCCTGAAGCAGGAAATCATGGTGCAAAATATCAATGGGGAACGACAACTGGAGAACCCGATAGGTATTTATCTCAATATGAAGACCAATCTAACCCAGCATATAATAACTGGTCGCAAACAGTAAAACCAAATGGTTCATGGAGTGATACAAGTAAAACACAAAATGACCCATGCCCGCCTGGTTATAGAGTTCCTACTATTGCTCAATGGGGAGCCCTTTTAGAGAACAATCCTAATATGGAGCGTATAGGAACATTTAATGATGATAATAATAATTATACCACAGCCATTTATTTTCGAAATGAGAATAATATCCGTACACTAATGTTACCTATTGCGGGCTGGAGGTTTGGTGCTTCAGGGCATTTGATTGATCGAGGTAATACTGGGTATTATTGGAGTAGTACAGAAAAAGATAATGAGGCTGTATTTGCAATGCTTGAGAAAGATGATGTCAGTCTTAAAATATTTACCCGATTAAGTGGCAATAGTGTAAGGTGTATAGCGCAATAA
- a CDS encoding FISUMP domain-containing protein: MKIFNKRYKSIISGLILAIQLLIPILIFISILSCHRVDYENISQEKGIAFVKINLLGADYQDKTRNASQNPKQIILFNPSTILTAELNKELSKRTVVGDSIGNDVRFRVIAYRSNDNSYHIHQDYIVGKSAKPLMLDSKMSYTMIIYSYGNASVLPKISTEEITSLTDAKIKYDDNNRDLMYRRIDNYIPDGDNPNNRLDVKLRHKLTQITTVINSKIGDIQSIASASLRNHYIDGTLSLENGKMDGRSTSVNQNLDFINSFPASSAVASPVLINADTNSNSTGSYFSYITIGGKTKIINLPNSFRIIPEFKSKLTINLGKCGAYIAPGVWKAFMCHNLESNISDDPFTPNAAIHGAKYQWGAQMDENGRYYSQEKDQINSGVITGWNNIGLTGNPWNSNTETNPEKDKDPCPDGYRVPTRIEWQAVIDNNPQPSRLGSWENSSANYGAAIKFGGTIDNGLLLPAAGNRDQNSGVLNNRGSSGYYWSSTNPTSTGAYYLTFDISGVYIINSLSRSVGYSIRCISQ, translated from the coding sequence ATGAAAATATTTAATAAAAGATATAAATCAATCATTTCGGGTTTAATATTAGCAATTCAATTGTTAATACCTATTCTAATTTTTATATCAATATTATCTTGTCACAGAGTTGATTATGAAAATATTAGTCAGGAAAAAGGTATAGCTTTTGTAAAGATTAATTTATTAGGAGCGGATTATCAGGATAAGACTAGAAATGCTTCACAAAATCCAAAACAGATCATATTATTTAATCCCAGTACTATTCTGACTGCGGAGCTAAACAAAGAGCTATCTAAACGAACTGTTGTTGGAGATTCAATAGGCAATGATGTGAGGTTTAGGGTAATTGCGTATAGGTCGAATGATAATAGCTATCATATACATCAGGACTATATCGTAGGAAAAAGTGCAAAACCTTTAATGTTAGATAGTAAAATGTCTTATACTATGATTATTTATTCGTATGGTAATGCATCTGTATTGCCAAAAATAAGCACAGAAGAAATAACAAGCTTAACCGATGCTAAAATAAAATATGATGATAATAATAGAGATTTAATGTATCGAAGAATAGATAATTATATACCAGATGGAGATAATCCTAATAATAGACTTGATGTTAAATTGAGACATAAACTTACTCAAATCACTACAGTTATTAATTCTAAAATAGGAGATATACAGTCTATTGCTAGTGCATCTCTTCGCAATCATTATATAGATGGTACTTTGTCTTTAGAAAATGGAAAAATGGATGGTCGAAGCACAAGTGTCAATCAAAATTTAGATTTTATTAATTCTTTTCCGGCTTCAAGTGCAGTTGCATCTCCTGTGCTTATAAATGCTGATACGAATAGTAATTCTACAGGGTCCTATTTTTCATATATAACCATTGGAGGAAAAACAAAAATTATAAACCTTCCAAATTCTTTTAGAATAATTCCTGAATTTAAAAGTAAGCTCACTATTAATTTAGGAAAATGTGGTGCTTATATTGCTCCAGGAGTATGGAAAGCATTCATGTGTCATAATCTAGAATCAAATATATCAGACGATCCATTTACACCAAATGCAGCTATTCACGGAGCTAAATATCAATGGGGGGCACAAATGGATGAAAATGGAAGATATTATTCTCAAGAAAAAGATCAGATTAACAGCGGAGTAATTACTGGATGGAACAATATAGGATTAACAGGTAATCCCTGGAATAGTAATACTGAGACTAACCCTGAAAAAGATAAAGATCCATGCCCAGATGGATATAGAGTTCCAACAAGAATTGAATGGCAAGCGGTTATAGATAATAATCCTCAACCGTCTCGTTTGGGGAGTTGGGAAAATTCTTCTGCTAATTATGGAGCCGCAATAAAATTTGGAGGGACTATTGATAATGGGCTGTTATTGCCAGCCGCAGGAAATCGTGATCAAAATTCAGGTGTTCTTAATAATAGGGGAAGTAGTGGTTACTATTGGAGTAGTACTAATCCTACTAGTACAGGAGCATATTACTTAACTTTTGATATCAGCGGTGTATATATAATTAATAGCCTATCTCGTTCTGTTGGATATAGTATTCGTTGTATATCACAGTAA